The following nucleotide sequence is from Tribolium castaneum strain GA2 chromosome 5, icTriCast1.1, whole genome shotgun sequence.
TTGCTGTGGGTAACGTTCCCGGATTTACCCTGGAACCTCCGGTGAGTTTGAGAGGAATCTGTcctttttttgcttattttgatAACAGGAAGAAATAACTCTCGAAAATGAATTTGGACAACAACAAGTACTACAAGTAATCGAGCAAGAACCACCACCTCTTGTGGAAGTGTCCACCAAACCACCTTCACCCGAACCACCGAAAGAATTACCGCCGAAAATAATCGAAGGGCTGTTGGCAGTTTGTCAAAATTGTGGTTACTTATCGGAAGATTTTAACAAATGTATGAGGTGTAAAAGAAAACTTCCTGAAAATGTTAAGTCGGTGGCGGCTGTCAATAGTAATGGGAAAAAGGTCGATCCGAGAAGTGGATTAGTTGAGAAGAGGCTGGCATTGCAAAAAACTAACGgtataattacattttttcgtatttttttgtattatctaTGGATTGAAACATATTTTTCTATGGGAACTTTTATAACGCCAAACGTGCTTTTGCATTAAATACGACATTGTCTAAAAGTATAACTTATGTTAAAGCTTTACTTGGTTTTCATAGTCAGTTTTTGAAGTAAAGTCTTCTAAAGTTGAATTACAAAGTACAAACAACGAAGATATTAACCGAAAATATTGCGTAAAATAATGTTGTCTGTTAAACTGAATAAAGGTAATCctaatctaaatttttgcgtGATTATACAGGGCATTATCATtttcccaaatttttaaattatagtgAGTGATTTTGATTGCATACCATGTTTACCATTCTCTTTTAGGAATTCCGAGAATGAACTTACTGCCGAAAAAACGTCCATCCAAACCGAAATTACTAGAGTGTGAAACGGTCGTTGTAAGTTCAGACGAGGAAGAGTCAGATAAGAAAACCCcggttaaaaatgtaaatatacCAAACGTGATGCTTTTATCTTTAGCAAACTGTTTATAGGTGAGTGAGCAATTATTAGAAAAGTTGGGTGCTTCAGTGACAATAAGTCCCATTTCCAAGGAACCGTCAACTGTGGATATCCAAAAAAGCAGTATGACAGTCAAAGGTACAACAATAGAATCGTTAAGATAATAATGCTTAGTTCGTGTTTCAGGTACCGAAAAAGTTCCTTTTGAACAAGTGAATAGTACTCTATTGCTGTGTAGAACTATAAGAATTGGGTCGTACCGGTTCGTTCCTCCTGAACCTGTTAgttagaaaattttgtaatgaaaaaaatttaatttactctGTTTTAGATACGAGTTGATTCAAATGGGATCACGTTAAAAGTGCCACACCCGAAAAtcgaaaacacattaaaaataatcaaaattgaGAGTTCAGATATTGTTAAAGTGTTGATAAGTTTCCAAAAGTCGCTCCCAGTGTTGTTCTACTATTTATTACCGTCAGTTGGTGCTGTAGTTAGAGAAGCTTTAGATATGACTCCAGTTTCGGATTATTACTTTGATCCCCTGTCTGAAATTGAAGAAGCACACAGGAGGATAACGTTACTGCCTGAGTCGCTTTCCGAGGAATCCAAAATTacattgcaaaaaatttattcgaagAATTCTTTGCTGGATGAGCTCACTTATAAGGAGGCCAACGATATTCTCATTAAAACCTGTCCGAAAGAACTATCAAAGACCGTTATGAGCTACAGGTACTTTATTCAAGTAACCCGtgactttaaaattaaattggcaacatCGAATTTGTAGTTAtagttgccaacttaatttcaaaatcattGGCCACTTTTTCATGGTCAGAAATTTAATGCAGACTTTAGTAGTGTTTCAGAAATTAAGGCACTTTTGATGTACCCTGCCGAAGGCAGAGGTAGGATCACAATCAACACGGAAGACTACATGTGCCTGGGTcaagaccaatttttaaatgatgtcATCATtgatttttacttaaaatatttgcTACTTAATCTACCGAAAGAACGCCAGGATAAAGTTCACATATTTTCAACTTTCTTTTACAAAAGATTGACCACAAAGCCGTTAAAGGCTTCGAGAAAGTCGCAACCGACTGAGATCGATCCTAATTTAAGTCCAGCACAGAAAAGACACAGCCGTGTTAAAACATGgactaaaaatgttaatatttttgaaaaagatttcaTCATAGTTCCGATTAATGAGAATTGTCACTGGTTTCTCGCTATTATTTGTTTTCCCAACATGAACGGTACTCATACTATGGACGGTCAGCCTATTAGAATCGAACCGAAACAATCGCAAAAAAAGAGTAAGATACTACGTTTGTTGTTTGTCGGTACaattgatgtttgattttatagAAAAAGTCGTTACTGCCGCTGTGAAAGAGAAGAACATTGATCCGTCAATTATGTGTGAAGACGGCGATTCTAGCGATAAAGATGAAGCAGAAGGAGATGATAGCGAGTTGGATTCTGATGATTCTGAAGAATCACCTCCTCAAACACTTTCTGTGGAAAATAATAGCGAAAGGCCTCCAATTAAGCAGTAAGTTATTGGAATATTGGAAAGTTGATTTCATGAAAAAATATCCTTGTGCATCTTGTGTGTATTTTGTGAAATGCTATAGTtgaatattttagtttttttcaaaatatgctCATAATGTGCAAGGGTGATTTGTTATCGGTTGGGTCAAGGTCGTAACCTTAAATTGTTTGGAGGTCAGATTATTATTCATTTGGACGTACCTCagaaataaacttaaaaaatatcttgCCGTACCTACTCACTGgtaaattttgtgtaaattccaaatttctaaaaatttcgttGGGAATTTAGCATGACCTTGGAAGCAGTGATGCAAACAGTAAAATTTTAGTGACAGCTAGTGTTGCCAATAGAACAGCAATTTTTCATACATTTACACAAATACTGATATCTCTTAACCAAAAAGGTTTGAGACTCCTAAATATTGTTGAGATTTTccgtaattatttaataggAAATTTCTGATTTGTGAGCAATTAtctttatattttaatgacaAGGTAGCCAATAGTTCCATACTGGGGATTCATCTTGACCTTGTATGCAGTGACGCCAAtagtaaaattttagtaaacagccAATGTTGCCAatagaataaaacaatttttgtgacTGTGTTGTGGATatatttcgtattttttttaattaatttataaaaatcggGATTTGTGAATAAttccttttattattttattgacaaTATTTCCATTagtaaaatatatttacatATGTTGTAAATTACCAAGCGgctgtataaataaaaaattgtatgtgAGAGGTCAGCATTTCAAAATACGTGAACGTAAATGGTTAGAAGAGTTtccattattaaaatttcataataggATTTACTGTTCACTGTTGCCAattgtagtaaaaaatttaacaccacTCAAATTCAGGGTTGCCAACATAAGACTGTTCCTGTGAATTGGACCTTCAATGTTGCCAAGCGTAGGAAAAGTTAAACTCAGTAAATTCACTTAAAATAATACCTTTTCGGAATTGAATATTTACTGCCGTATTTCCTATCGTATTAGAGAGATTTACTATTCGTGATTTTAGACATTTGTCATTTGTATAAACGTGGCTTtgaatataataaaatttttgaaaaacaggGTTGTCAATAGTAGAAACTTACAATGGAATTTAATTCGCATTGTTGCCAAATGTAgcgataaaataattttttttttcaaaatggagTGAGTCAGTGTTGCCAGTAGTAgaacttaaaataaataattaatgattGTCGTCAACTGGGCGTAATTGGCGAAATTTCAGTACAatccaaattaattgtttcaaaaatgtttctaaTCTCGCGTGTCTAAGTAACCGTCGAATGGTAAAAAAAAAAGCTTAGCATCAGAAACAATGTAGAACTTGGTTGTACACCACCTGACGGTGTTGTTTGAATTAGAAAGTCTAAAATCATTTATGtaaatcttttttaattattttttttcaaattcagtgttgccaatagtagaaatttacataattaaagGTTGCCAACTGTATGTAGATATTAATGAAACTTACTAAGCAGTAAGGCCAATAACTCAATGTTGccaatattttttgcacaattttatGTTCACCCGGTACCTATgcaatttagaaaatttcattGCTTTATTCATgcttttccgaaaaaaattcGGTTGCCAAACTTTTAACCATCGTTCgagtaaaattaaagaaaaaacaaaaaatgttgaattCTGCGATGCCAATTTGGATGGTCAATTAATCAAGGGTTGCAAGACTCAGTATTGCCAATCATCGGACATTGGGCATATTTTTTGGGGGGGGGGGTCTAGGaattcaatgttgccaacagTGTAAATTCACATACATAAGGTTGCCAAGTGTATGCTGCAATTCAGTGTTGCCAAACGTCgaacgttaaaaaattaaagattgcCATCAGtcagcataaaaatattgctaaaaATTCAGAGTTGCCACCTAAGGTTGCCAAGTGTATGTTGCAATTCAGTGTTGCCAAACGTAgaacgttaaaaaattaaagattgcCATCAGtcagcataaaaatattgctaaaaATTCAGAGTTGCCACCTATGTCGCAATACATTAATTATAGCGAAATATACACTTCAAATTGAAACTTATTTAGTATCTAAAAATTGTGTTGCCCAATTATTAATGGTTAGAGCTGTTATGCAAacttttttatctatttttcaattgtttattgtttttaggcCTTGCATTCTAATATTCGATTCTTTGGCGGGGGCAAGTCGCAGTAGAGTTGTAGCCACACTTCGGGACTACTTAACATGTGAATACAAAGCAAAGCTCAAcgaggaaaaaatatttacgaagGATATCATCAAAGGTGCTTGTCCGAAAGTTCCTCAACAAACTAATTTTACGGACTGTGGATTGTATTTGTTACAATATGTCGAACAATTCTTTAATGTAAGTTGTAACCGAAACTATTTTAAAGAGCGTAAGTAACAAATCGTTTTAGGACCCAATTAAAGATTATCACATACCTATTTTACACTTGAAAACTTGGTTTGAAGAAATTACTGTAACCAAAAAAAGAGAAGATATTTCACTTTTAATCCAGTCGCTAATGAAGGAAGCTGGAAAAGATTTGGACATACTACCAGATGTTATATTCCCAACTCAAAACggtatgatttatttttgttttttcgtttaaattgttaaaatgtttttttaggtGAACTAACAGAGCGAGCGCTTATGGAGAAAGAGGATAAATTCATGGACGACGAAATGATGGAAGACGAAGATGAGGATTACGTTCCACCAATGGGCAAGATAACAAGTGACCAATCAGATGAAACTGGGGAATCAAATTCAGAATCACAAGGCAATTTCGCCCTAAAACCATCAAATGAAGGTGTTGTTAATTCGGAGTTTACCGAACAAGCTGTGACTAGCGCGTCATTGTTGAAACCAGATATTAGTGACTTACCGAAACAGAGCAGTAAAGACACTCTTTCTTATCTTAAAGCGAAACGAATTATCAGACACAAGAATAACATGAACAGTGATGGTGCACCCGATTCGAAAAAAGCTAAAAGTGAAACAAGTGACACTTAAAACGTGACTATTTTTAACTCACTATTTTATGATGCAAAATTTGTGAatgttgttaataaatttctttaggcgcttttttatttaaatcgtatttaagtttgtaaattttgtagGCCACACAATTATGTTTGTTTAGTTGTATTAATGTATCGAGAAGATTACTTTTGGAATCAATAAATGAATATAAACATCCGGTTTTTCATTTCACCGAGGTCGTTGAACTAACAGTGTTGTCACCagagtaaaaacaaaattataagtGTCGCcaactaaagaaaaattaatgacaCAATGTTGCCAATATAACAAATCTAAAAATCCAGTGTTGACAATGCACTAAAATGAAAAGTGTCAATGTTGCCAATAAAATAACTTCATGTTTCATGGTCGCCAAcatagaaaaactaaaaaataatttgaggCAAAACGCAGTTCAAATGACCACATTTTATCGcaaaattggtaaaatgtgctttatttagaataaaacaatagAAGTAATTCAATTTATCTTTATATTTCGTTGGTTGCACTGCGTTTTGACACTTCTTCGTGACAGGTGTTTTGTGTAcaatatttgttatttatagaATGATAGCTCACAATCTAAATTAGAAAAAGTGAATATGGCAAATTCTAATGAACCTGACGAAACGAACCTTCCCACTTTATTTAACCAAGGTTTGGATTTATACAACTCAATCTGCAACAGCAATGAACCTACAAACAGCCCCCCAGTCCAGGTAATTGCGTTCGCTGATTTTGTGTTAAATCTTAAAGTCCCTGATTTTAGAGCAACGTAAAAAAGGCAATGAGTCTTTTCGAGCAAGCCACTCGTTTGGTGTCATTTGCCGGAATTTTTAGCACCAATGAAGGGATTGAAGAAGTGGCAACAAACGACCTACAGTATTTCCTCCTTCCAGCACTGCTAGGTTCCCtaagtttaaaattaaccAGTGGTGAACGTAAAGAAATCATAAACGTTGCCGAAATTTACTTTAAGGATTTTTTGAGCAGATGCAACGATTACGGTTTAAGTAACTACGACTTTACCGAAAAGAAGGAACAAAAGAAGCCACAGACTGAACTGGAGGAAATCACAGTATCGGTAAACACGAGGGCAAACAAAATACAAAGGTACAAAGAACAAAAGGAGTTGAAGTCGAAACTCGCCGATTTAAAAACGAACATGGAAAATGAGCATGCTGATGAAGAAATCAAAAGGGACTACTTCCTAACTATGCTCAAGTCCTTCATCCATGAAGCCGTAGACGAACTGAACAGCATAGAAATGGAAAAACCAATACTGGAATACATGGCTAATGTGAAAAAGGATGAGAAGAAACCGGAGCCAAAAAGACCAGTAACCCCACTCAAGCCCATAATTATCACAAAAGATGAGGTCCAGAAGGCGGTTTTTGGCGCCGGATATCCTTCCTTGCCGACGATGACGGTTCAAGAATTTTATGATAAGAGGGTCAAAGACGGGATTTTTCCTGACCCTACTAAACCACCAACTGGTCCCATGAGCCTGCAGCAAGCTGCTTTGGCAGGGGTGGAGTTAAACTGCGAAGAGAAGGAAGCAgaagaaaaggaaaaaatcgtCGAGAGTGACGATCCAGAGTACATTGAGAGAATGCGGAGGATGGATGAGTTTAAGGACGAACACAGGAGGGGGTGGGGAAATAGGGCGAATAGGAGTTAGGCACGGAgttagttatttgtatttttagaatAAATGTCTAAACTTTGGTTGTGACCtttcaaataaacaattttgcgtcgttttgtcatttattgtataaaaataagACTTCAATTAACTGGAGGGCACttgaaaatttgcaatttccTGCCCCACTCGCTACGTTCGCTCTCGTACAGTTTCACTGCTTTACAACTAGTTAAAATGTGTTGTTCAATCTTATTTTCAACATCGTGCGTTATCTGCAATTCCTTAAAGAGAGGAAACGTTGCATCACTAAGTTTCAAACGTTTGACGGCACTTCTATAACATTTCCACGGTTGCGGTTCTATTATAACAAAGTCCCCTAAATCAcaaatttcgttcaaaaaacGTATCAGGCCGTCATCACCATAATTTAGGTGAATCCACATTGTTATAGAGAAGCAAAAAACAGCGTCGAATTTCgctaatttccgtttttttaaataatctttaattaggcTTTTATCACTCATAAAGTCTAAACAACGGAACTGTATGTTCTctttgttttggtttttttcgtTAGCTCTTTCCACTAAGGTTGGGTCAATATCAACGCCCAAAATTTCGCAATTTTGTACTTTTCCCTTAAGAAAATTGTAGAGTTCGATAGTGAGGtcctaaaattaattagtgaagttccattttaaaatctaatttttaaaactaccCCTGCATTGCACCCCAAATCTAAAACATGGAAAGGTTTGTTGTTCGGCCACAAGTCGGTTGGCAACAGTTTTAACCGATTTTCAGGGGGATGAAATTGGTAATAGTTTATAAAGTTACCGTATTGCACAGCTCCGGGGTTTCCCCCTTTGAATGATAATTTCGAATTTTCCATTGTCATGTGACAAATTTTACACACGTGAATTCTTCGCACCACCAACAGCTGGTGAGTACGGATTGATTACAGAAATATGTATACATCATTTTACTTTATACTACAAGATGGGGCAGGCTGTTACATCTTCAACatatttaaacataattttacgcCTGTAAAATGCAACCAGCAATACAAACTACGTTTAAGAATTGCGTGGGATTgctctaattaattaaactaacaACGAATTTGTTCAGTAAgtaccacgtggaggtttaaaGCTTTCTTGTCAGGACAAGAGACAATAAAGACAAGATAAACAGTGAttattaaaagaataaaagaattatttgatggtaaaataaaatacaaaacagAACACAAAAATGGACTTACTTTTAATTCCTCTAGCAAGTCCCACGGCATCATCTTCTTAAAGGCACCTactgtaaacaaaaaacaatgaaatgaGAACAgtcccattaaattaagtgaaaatgttaaaaatttaaagctaGTTTTCTAAAAAGGAAGTGCAGACTAACCCTTTAATCCGGATTTCTTTTCACCTTAGAAAACCACAAGCAACAACAAAGCCAACGAATTTGaaacttaaacttaaaacccgcaaaattttaattttatttatgagacGTCCCTTCGCGACAACAGGCAGTAGCAAACTGACTAAAATTAAATGGCACAATAATTGTGTAAGAATATGGATAAAGCGtcactaacaaaaaaatataatctgtGAGATAACTAACTTGCAGGGTAGGAAACAATGATTCATTGGACATCGTAACATTTTGAGATACCTgtctgaaaaatataaataaataaaaagagatgtattgaagaaataatttcagtcaaatttcagtttaaattttacgaaaatttcacCAAAAGTCTTCGTAACTTTGTTCTCCGATCGTTATTCTGAAAGATTAACAATTGAAACAAAGctactttttaatgaaaatacaataatataggcactaatatttttcaattatttgtttaactGTAATGAGACAAAGTTGTGGAAATATTACAGCTTGttgaagaaatgtttttaaaataaagtccAGATTTCTGAAcggctttagaaaaaaatcagagaAGAATTTTAAGTTAAGAAAAATCTCGAGAAGAGAGGAGAAGCAAAGACCATTGTTTctgtactatttaaaaaaaatttcttcacaaattaaaacaaaaatcaactcCGAGCCCAATAAATGTGACAATAAAAATACAGTTTCCCACAGAATGAAAATGTGTACTCTAGAATTTGCACATACACGAAGCGGTGTCGTAAAATTTTGTGCACTTGCCTACTAACAGGTAGTAATAACTTATTAGCATCATTACCGACATTAGTCTAACCGTTAGCGTTTTATTGTTGTCATTCTGGCTCTCCTAGCATAAATTACGGTGGGCGCTGTTTGCCAACTATTCGATTTTAATCACAGCTCGAGtggtataattattaatgtgtTTCTCCTCTTCGTATATTGTTGTGACTTGTCCCCGACCTGATTAATAGAGGGGAGACCTTGTTATTGATGAAGTCAACCCAGCCTAACCCAGTTGTTATACTTGACCTAACGCAacgtacaaatttttaatatcagATTCATATTAGTCACTGTGATTTTTTCTCAGCTATTGTGGTCACACACGGGAGAAAAACAAATCTGTTTTTGATTCAAAGTGACAAATATCGATTCTGACAGCCGAGATAAGCAGTTGAGACGGAAGTTACAACCTACTGAATgactttaaaacaaaaacagcaTGCTTTATTCATGAAAACGCCCACCACCTGGAGATCTGGAAGAACCATCAAAGTCAAATACTGATTTGTGGAAATGCAAGATTTAGTGCCTTGATCCATTTAATTAAGTCAGTTTTTAATCTTGGAAGTAATGTccgtgtaaataaataattaatcttGAGACAGGGTCATTTtggtaataaattttgaaatatgcttttgaaataattaaacaaatcagTCCCAAAATAGCCCATTATCGCGTTTGTAATGTGGGAGGTGAGACAAATAAAGCAACATTACTCAAACAAGTCTGTGAtgtttttggtgaaaaaacaCCAACcgaaaaacaatgcaaaatgTACTAATGAGTCTCATCTTGCAAATGGTTCGAGTCACATTATCTTAAGAGCACAATAAACTTGGCCAAATTGGTGATGCGataaaaacaagttattttCCTTAACAAACAGAGGACAAAAATGGTCCGATAAATAAGGACTGGTTGGTCACCCCGTCTGGTGACTCACACTCAAGTCCGAGTATTTAAAGCTCCTGCGGAATGACCACAAATAGACAAGGGGATGACGTTATTTTCCGATTGTGGTGATCTATCTTTGGATTAATGACTGTGCACTTCGAACCTGAAGTATCAAAGTGTATCGAAAGACTTAGAAATGTTGACTGATAAAGACAATGTTGCGGATCCGAGATGACGCCCGGACTATAAATGGTTAAGCGCTAATAACGTGCAAATTGACGCAATGTTTTTGCcattaatgattttttcgaAGCTTTATCACAGATGTGAAGCACGATGAGTGGGATGTTGCTTACGTATGTTGCCGAATAgcaatatcattttttattgtgcaaaataaaaaaaatcggaaataTTTCCGTCACTAAAACCAGTAACAGTAAAATAACGCACTGATTTTCCTTACTTTGTTCCTTGGTATCAACCTACTAATTTTAAGATTTCTACAGTTAGTACGTTTTTGGGACATCCTGTACTAATAAATGATATTTATATTTCTTGAATAAACCTCagcaattataaataaataaatgattatAAACCAAAAAGGCttcaatcaaattttttgttaacaaGAACTAAATGTCaagctaatttaataaaaaattagtggATTTTCATtcgtatttataaatattttccggaTTAAATATTCTTTGGCCAAAGACAAAGAAATAAAGGATTGTTCCATCTTCACTTAACTTCCTAATTCCTCttcatttgtgttttttaattccaGTGCATGATGGTTAAATGAGTTGGTAActgtattttcatttttgaatgTTTGTAACTCTGTAACCGGGTATGGTTTTGTttgacaaatatttaatttgaatgCAAATTCAGTGTTCCCAACTAAAATTGTAATTCTTGATCAGTTGATTCAACAGTCTGTATATTCTAAAATTATTCGtttattcacaaaattttaatcagcgagttttaaattattaaacgtaATTAATTGACTTTACCGAATTGatttgcaataattaaaagaaaaaataaaatgtgataATGATAAAGTATTTTGAGGCGGAaggaattaattttgaaatgatATTTGAGAAGTAATGTCACAATTTTGTGGcaatttttccaacatttttgaACTTTGAACCTTCACGGATGTACCTATCACTTCGtctgaattaattaatgattaaaCTTTTGTTTCATTAGACTATCGTAACTTATTACGGATTTGGCAATTTCAGCAAATGTTACAACATATTATTTCCTAAAGCAGATAGCGGAATCATCTCggaaaactaataatttaattctgcatttaCCAATGTCTttccaattaattattaattgtttttattctttagCAACTTAATTAAAGTACAGTAAAAATGctatctttttccaaattaatattttattttttaacaaatttttattattattatttatttattagatatAAACAATACTCCACACAGCTAGAGAACGCTTGTTCGTCTTAGGAATAAATCTTTATTCAAATACACTTCTGGAATTAGAACATTCGCCAATGCCAATGAGAAAGCTCCACATTATTGCAAATTCTGTCACAAGTAAAAATTCTTTCAGCTGAAACTACACTGTCAGTAACCTTGGAAAAGTGTAGCATgattttatctcaaaatttaatCTATTGGGAAACCTTATCAAGCTATTAAGACAGATTTAGGTTTTTTTATCTTGCCAAATTCTACTAACGACATTACAatatatttgcttttttatgaaCTTTGGCATACAGCATTTTTTCCTAAACTCTGTTTCAGTAACCAGTTCATATTCCACAGGTCTCGACTTGTCCATTTTGACCGCAAATACTTGTTTTTGTGAGCTGGCACAATAAAATCCATCATCTTTTAATGCCACcataaagcaaaatttaaatttgtatttccGCAACAATATTTCGCTGTTGCGTCTCAAGTACCTGATATTTGattagaatttaaaattatcgaTGTTTGAACCGGAAacgttttgattaaaaatcaTTTACCTTAGAAAAGCGGAAGTCTTTGGCATTTCTAATCAAAAACACAATGATTacaaaatttcggaaaaaattatttttgtgctATTGTGGTCAGGGTTGTGGTTGACGAATTATCAGAAAATCTTGTTTGTTGCTTGTTTTGCAATGTGATGAGAACCGCTTGATGGTTTTCCACATCCATTATCATGATAattgataaagaaaaaataagccatcaaaaaaactgatcgggaaaatttgaaaacttttgtCAGTTACATTTCCAATTGCGAGGATAAATCCATTGTTTATTTCGCcgttattaattttcaatattGTGATACATTATGACTATTATGAGCTTTGTCTGTTTTATCTATACGCATATACATGTAATTATGATTCATAAATGGaatgttattaaacaaaataattaatgttttgtttACGCACAGACCCTGATAGTCAAGATTAAACTCTTCATTCACttcattatttattacgttatagtttggTCGGTTTAAACTGGTCCTGAATGTGTTTTGAAGTacattattaacaaaaaagttgaaatttgtttaatacTGAAAGTCGAATGATTACAAAGGGGAAACAACCATTTACATTTTGTTACACAAGACGTCTCAGAGTGCGTTGTTCCAGCTGAATATagtgaaacctcccttaacggacatctcttcacaacggacatttttgtaggaacgtaacaaaaccaatattaaaattttcagttcccattaatggacacctctccacaacggacaattctccatcggtgtccgttgttgagaggttttaatGTAGATGACTTGACCTAACCTGACCAATTGAGAAACAAAAGTATTGACCCATCTCTTAAGTAAATTAATGATTTGGAAACTCATccatttttaaggaaaattgttataaagcagatatttattattattctgaTTGTGATTTGtagttatttgtttaaatcataTGATAG
It contains:
- the LOC659719 gene encoding uncharacterized protein LOC659719 isoform X3 — its product is MVVEGQGQQVIIDQSQVTYQSPPYVVQETSGIEFPNNQQQVYYMTNTSPNQSVVVEQSINQQPVVLNHQFLQNQMSKANSPMHQTGVVNASVIQEKSIVQMRNQIKAAAKHNIVNKALQLTPQKMVAKDIAQNLQSSLNDNEADNNEEETVTLRDERMINYTQYRRLITQKQNQAMQERLASQNIASFQRKPRPAINKQLPRNARPKQPIRLNRNNVAFIPNASLEERYEEHKSPIKQNTSQFQNQMPQRQQPQMNRPSQVQESQNQYLIQPRQRDSKPQIQRPLPQFLHTSQIQNIIDNAPKSAEYSDSIRMLVLLDNGEQRLITFTLPKEACTIQEILEQVGVPFTKETPIQVTEANSNGLNYIVAVGNVPGFTLEPPEEITLENEFGQQQVLQVIEQEPPPLVEVSTKPPSPEPPKELPPKIIEGLLAVCQNCGYLSEDFNKCMRCKRKLPENVKSVAAVNSNGKKVDPRSGLVEKRLALQKTNGIPRMNLLPKKRPSKPKLLECETVVVSSDEEESDKKTPVKNVSEQLLEKLGASVTISPISKEPSTVDIQKSSMTVKGTEKVPFEQVNSTLLLCRTIRIGSYRFVPPEPIRVDSNGITLKVPHPKIENTLKIIKIESSDIVKVLISFQKSLPVLFYYLLPSVGAVVREALDMTPVSDYYFDPLSEIEEAHRRITLLPESLSEESKITLQKIYSKNSLLDELTYKEANDILIKTCPKELSKTVMSYSSVSEIKALLMYPAEGRGRITINTEDYMCLGQDQFLNDVIIDFYLKYLLLNLPKERQDKVHIFSTFFYKRLTTKPLKASRKSQPTEIDPNLSPAQKRHSRVKTWTKNVNIFEKDFIIVPINENCHWFLAIICFPNMNGTHTMDGQPIRIEPKQSQKKKKVVTAAVKEKNIDPSIMCEDGDSSDKDEAEGDDSELDSDDSEESPPQTLSVENNSERPPIKQPCILIFDSLAGASRSRVVATLRDYLTCEYKAKLNEEKIFTKDIIKGACPKVPQQTNFTDCGLYLLQYVEQFFNDPIKDYHIPILHLKTWFEEITVTKKREDISLLIQSLMKEAGKDLDILPDVIFPTQNGELTERALMEKEDKFMDDEMMEDEDEDYVPPMGKITSDQSDETGESNSESQGNFALKPSNEGVVNSEFTEQAVTSASLLKPDISDLPKQSSKDTLSYLKAKRIIRHKNNMNSDGAPDSKKAKSETSDT
- the LOC659719 gene encoding uncharacterized protein LOC659719 isoform X2 yields the protein MAHYYHVLSQDDKSNDKVAQFYPNLEENQTVQFVIASDGSQQQFQAQPVVVSSDQLMVVEGQGQQVIIDQSQVTYQSPPYVVQETSGIEFPNNQQQVYYMTNTSPNQSVVVEQSINQQPVVLNHQFLQNQMSKANSPMHQTGVVNASVIQEKSIVQMRNQIKAAAKHNIVNKALQLTPQKMVAKDIAQNLQSSLNDNEADNNEEETVTLRDERMINYTQYRRLITQKQNQAMQERLASQNIASFQRKPRPAINKQLPRNARPKQPIRLNRNNVAFIPNASLEERYEEHKSPIKQNTSQFQNQMPQRQQPQMNRPSQVQESQNQYLIQPRQRDSKPQIQRPLPQFLHTSQIQNIIDNAPKSAEYSDSIRMLVLLDNGEQRLITFTLPKEACTIQEILEQVGVPFTKETPIQVTEANSNGLNYIVAVGNVPGFTLEPPEEITLENEFGQQQVLQVIEQEPPPLVEVSTKPPSPEPPKELPPKIIEGLLAVCQNCGYLSEDFNKCMRCKRKLPENVKSVAAVNSNGKKVDPRSGLVEKRLALQKTNGIPRMNLLPKKRPSKPKLLECETVVVSSDEEESDKKTPVKNVSEQLLEKLGASVTISPISKEPSTVDIQKSSMTVKGTEKVPFEQVNSTLLLCRTIRIGSYRFVPPEPIRVDSNGITLKVPHPKIENTLKIIKIESSDIVKVLISFQKSLPVLFYYLLPSVGAVVREALDMTPVSDYYFDPLSEIEEAHRRITLLPESLSEESKITLQKIYSKNSLLDELTYKEANDILIKTCPKELSKTVMSYSVSEIKALLMYPAEGRGRITINTEDYMCLGQDQFLNDVIIDFYLKYLLLNLPKERQDKVHIFSTFFYKRLTTKPLKASRKSQPTEIDPNLSPAQKRHSRVKTWTKNVNIFEKDFIIVPINENCHWFLAIICFPNMNGTHTMDGQPIRIEPKQSQKKKKVVTAAVKEKNIDPSIMCEDGDSSDKDEAEGDDSELDSDDSEESPPQTLSVENNSERPPIKQPCILIFDSLAGASRSRVVATLRDYLTCEYKAKLNEEKIFTKDIIKGACPKVPQQTNFTDCGLYLLQYVEQFFNDPIKDYHIPILHLKTWFEEITVTKKREDISLLIQSLMKEAGKDLDILPDVIFPTQNGELTERALMEKEDKFMDDEMMEDEDEDYVPPMGKITSDQSDETGESNSESQGNFALKPSNEGVVNSEFTEQAVTSASLLKPDISDLPKQSSKDTLSYLKAKRIIRHKNNMNSDGAPDSKKAKSETSDT